One Mya arenaria isolate MELC-2E11 chromosome 5, ASM2691426v1 genomic window carries:
- the LOC128235069 gene encoding uncharacterized protein LOC128235069 isoform X4, which translates to MLGPSHKRRRSGHRCWDPVTRGGRDRDAVTQSQEVEVGTQMLGPSHKRRRSGHRCWDPVTRGGGQSTDAGTQSQEEEVRTQMLGPSHKRRRSEHRCWDPVTRGGGQSTDARTQSQEEMDRTLSQSQEADRQSQEHQPILLLTNSIDDSDIETSVWWRRLSCEASRSQGVLGVCFQHHPAADLAVITHQLLHNKVLAVQDWSVFWQQIRMNSNVKG; encoded by the exons atgcttggacccagtcacaagaggaggaggtcaggacacagatgctgggacccagtcactaGAGGAGGTAGGGACAGGGATGCTgtgacccagtcacaagaggtggaggtcgggacacagatgctgggacccagtcacaagaggagaaGGTCAGggcacagatgctgggacccagtcacaagaggaggaggtcagagcacagatgctgggacccagtcacaagaggaggaggtcaggacacagatgctgggacccagtcacaagaggaggaggtcagagcacagatgctgggacccagtcacaagaggaggaggtcagaGCACAGATGCtaggacccagtcacaagaagAGATGGACCGGACACTGTCGCAG TCCCAAGAAGCAGACAGGCAATCCCAGGAACACCAGCCCATTTTGTTGCTCACAAACAGTATTGATGATAGTGACATAGAAACATCCGTATGGTGGAGAAGGCTGAG cTGCGAGGCAAGCAGATCACAAGGTGTTTTGGGGGTGTGTTTCCAGCACCATCCAGCAGCTGATCTAGCAGTCATCACCCACCAGTTGCTGCACAACAAGGTGTTAGCAGTCCAAGACTGGTCTGTGTTCTGGCAGCAGATTCGGATGAACAGCAATGTAAAAG GCTGA
- the LOC128235070 gene encoding uncharacterized protein LOC128235070 isoform X2, producing MLGPSHKRRRSGHRCWDPVTRGGGQSTDAGTQSQEEEGQSTDARTQSQEEMDRTLSQSQEADRQSQEHQPILLLTNSIDDSDIETSVWWRRLSCEASRSQGVLGVCFQHHPAADLAVITHQLLHNKVLAVQDWSVFWQQIRMNSNVKVMSSRLKFHVA from the exons atgctgggacccagtcacaagaggaggaggtcaggacacagatgctgggacccagtcacaagaggaggaggtcagagcacagatgctgggacccagtcacaagaggaggaagGTCAGAGCACAGATGCtaggacccagtcacaagaagAGATGGACCGGACACTGTCGCAG TCCCAAGAAGCAGACAGGCAATCCCAGGAACACCAGCCCATTTTGTTGCTCACAAACAGTATTGATGATAGTGACATAGAAACATCCGTATGGTGGAGAAGGCTGAG cTGCGAGGCAAGCAGATCACAAGGTGTTTTGGGGGTGTGTTTCCAGCACCATCCAGCAGCTGATCTAGCAGTCATCACCCACCAGTTGCTGCACAACAAGGTGTTAGCAGTCCAAGACTGGTCTGTGTTCTGGCAGCAGATTCGGATGAACAGCAATGTAAAAG TGATGAGCTCTAGGCTGAAATTCCATGTTGCTTGA
- the LOC128235069 gene encoding uncharacterized protein LOC128235069 isoform X1 yields MLGPSHKRRRSGHRCWDPVTRGGRDRDAVTQSQEVEVGTQMLGPSHKRRRSGHRCWDPVTRGGGQSTDAGTQSQEEEVRTQMLGPSHKRRRSEHRCWDPVTRGGGQSTDARTQSQEEMDRTLSQSQEADRQSQEHQPILLLTNSIDDSDIETSVWWRRLSCEASRSQGVLGVCFQHHPAADLAVITHQLLHNKVLAVQDWSVFWQQIRMNSNVKESCTELNTSTDT; encoded by the exons atgcttggacccagtcacaagaggaggaggtcaggacacagatgctgggacccagtcactaGAGGAGGTAGGGACAGGGATGCTgtgacccagtcacaagaggtggaggtcgggacacagatgctgggacccagtcacaagaggagaaGGTCAGggcacagatgctgggacccagtcacaagaggaggaggtcagagcacagatgctgggacccagtcacaagaggaggaggtcaggacacagatgctgggacccagtcacaagaggaggaggtcagagcacagatgctgggacccagtcacaagaggaggaggtcagaGCACAGATGCtaggacccagtcacaagaagAGATGGACCGGACACTGTCGCAG TCCCAAGAAGCAGACAGGCAATCCCAGGAACACCAGCCCATTTTGTTGCTCACAAACAGTATTGATGATAGTGACATAGAAACATCCGTATGGTGGAGAAGGCTGAG cTGCGAGGCAAGCAGATCACAAGGTGTTTTGGGGGTGTGTTTCCAGCACCATCCAGCAGCTGATCTAGCAGTCATCACCCACCAGTTGCTGCACAACAAGGTGTTAGCAGTCCAAGACTGGTCTGTGTTCTGGCAGCAGATTCGGATGAACAGCAATGTAAAAG aatctTGCACAGAGTTAAACACTTCAACAGACACCTGA
- the LOC128235069 gene encoding uncharacterized protein LOC128235069 isoform X3, which yields MLGPSHKRRRSGHRCWDPVTRGGRDRDAVTQSQEVEVGTQMLGPSHKRRRSGHRCWDPVTRGGGQSTDAGTQSQEEEVRTQMLGPSHKRRRSEHRCWDPVTRGGGQSTDARTQSQEEMDRTLSQSQEADRQSQEHQPILLLTNSIDDSDIETSVWWRRLSCEASRSQGVLGVCFQHHPAADLAVITHQLLHNKVLAVQDWSVFWQQIRMNSNVKGEGTSRP from the exons atgcttggacccagtcacaagaggaggaggtcaggacacagatgctgggacccagtcactaGAGGAGGTAGGGACAGGGATGCTgtgacccagtcacaagaggtggaggtcgggacacagatgctgggacccagtcacaagaggagaaGGTCAGggcacagatgctgggacccagtcacaagaggaggaggtcagagcacagatgctgggacccagtcacaagaggaggaggtcaggacacagatgctgggacccagtcacaagaggaggaggtcagagcacagatgctgggacccagtcacaagaggaggaggtcagaGCACAGATGCtaggacccagtcacaagaagAGATGGACCGGACACTGTCGCAG TCCCAAGAAGCAGACAGGCAATCCCAGGAACACCAGCCCATTTTGTTGCTCACAAACAGTATTGATGATAGTGACATAGAAACATCCGTATGGTGGAGAAGGCTGAG cTGCGAGGCAAGCAGATCACAAGGTGTTTTGGGGGTGTGTTTCCAGCACCATCCAGCAGCTGATCTAGCAGTCATCACCCACCAGTTGCTGCACAACAAGGTGTTAGCAGTCCAAGACTGGTCTGTGTTCTGGCAGCAGATTCGGATGAACAGCAATGTAAAAG GGGAAGGGACCAGCAGGCCTTAA
- the LOC128235070 gene encoding uncharacterized protein LOC128235070 isoform X3: MLGPSHKRRRSGHRCWDPVTRGGGQSTDAGTQSQEEEGQSTDARTQSQEEMDRTLSQSQEADRQSQEHQPILLLTNSIDDSDIETSVWWRRLSCEASRSQGVLGVCFQHHPAADLAVITHQLLHNKVLAVQDWSVFWQQIRMNSNVKG, encoded by the exons atgctgggacccagtcacaagaggaggaggtcaggacacagatgctgggacccagtcacaagaggaggaggtcagagcacagatgctgggacccagtcacaagaggaggaagGTCAGAGCACAGATGCtaggacccagtcacaagaagAGATGGACCGGACACTGTCGCAG TCCCAAGAAGCAGACAGGCAATCCCAGGAACACCAGCCCATTTTGTTGCTCACAAACAGTATTGATGATAGTGACATAGAAACATCCGTATGGTGGAGAAGGCTGAG cTGCGAGGCAAGCAGATCACAAGGTGTTTTGGGGGTGTGTTTCCAGCACCATCCAGCAGCTGATCTAGCAGTCATCACCCACCAGTTGCTGCACAACAAGGTGTTAGCAGTCCAAGACTGGTCTGTGTTCTGGCAGCAGATTCGGATGAACAGCAATGTAAAAG GCTGA
- the LOC128235817 gene encoding trichohyalin-like, with amino-acid sequence MVEGLSEREKRLIRRNIVRDTELSAEPDRMNIESDVRRRFSESKSYVGADDHGAHAIEMDRLSDISDLNTIDEYFHESTSMEIRAMERSVDSKTRVKENLNESNLKYLDDHYERLEQTLRELRYDGDLLDQKLTTEPMSKYGIRANSIGERGEIEKAKRLRHFDDLSETKLKGSYKDFDMRYDVMKDVKHKSVQNESPRDLKTEIRSLRMDQGEIKSQSSRYERESLKLKQLQMEEDRKQRFMMENRQRLNYEMEMKRKAEHELVERIKILEQQELELNKRRNENERIERDLEMRRENEEELNHRLILLKEKEQLLLDKADNRKTEFNDRNKKKEERLKGREHKAESVMYKVGSPKIPNFNGKHFEQWKVDVCSILESNAYPDHAVVQAIRNSLQGDVRQVLLTLKPTASAETIVNKLKEVYGNVKTGDRVVTEFYSAKQKEGESCSSWGVRVETLFQQAVEKGEIDEEKRDKKLKERFWRGLRSEKLRMTTRVAYESKDSFECLRRKARSEEEEENSEVREENTRSAYVNQIRDESGMKELLERLKSMEIEMKRLKGQSTSYRGNNYNSNFRRPFRGGYRGGNRGFRGRSDDGKEEQIKETEKGPEQNEKSLNEKKLSSGGTMEAKK; translated from the coding sequence ATGGTTGAAGGGTTAAGTGAACGTGAAAAGAGATTGATTCGTCGGAACATAGTGAGGGATACAGAGTTAAGTGCTGAGCCTGACAGAATGAATATCGAAAGTGATGTAAGGAGACGTTTTAGTGAAAGTAAAAGCTATGTTGGTGCAGATGATCATGGTGCACATGCTATTGAAATGGATAGATTAAGTGACATCTCAGATTTGAACACGattgatgaatattttcacGAGAGTACTTCAATGGAGATACGGGCCATGGAAAGAAGTGTGGATTCAAAAACCAGAGTGAAAGAAAACTTAAATGAAAGTAACTTAAAATATCTTGATGATCACTATGAAAGGTTAGAGCAAACTTTGCGAGAGCTTAGATACGATGGTGATTTGCTTGATCAGAAGCTTACAACTGAGCCTATGAGTAAATATGGAATTAGGGCCAATTCCATCGGGGAGAGGGGAGAAATAGAAAAAGCTAAACGTCTCAGGCACTTTGACGATTTGAGTGAAACAAAACTGAAAGGTAGCTATAAAGATTTTGATATGAGGTATGATGTGATGAAAGATGTAAAGCACAAAAGTGTTCAAAACGAAAGTCCTCGTGATTTAAAGACTGAAATTAGAAGTTTAAGAATGGACCAAGGGGAAATTAAAAGTCAATCTAGTAGATATGAGCGTGAAAGTTTGAAACTGAAACAGTTACAAATGGAGGAGGATAGAAAGCAGCGATTTATGATGGAAAATAGACAGAGATTGAACTATGAAATGGAAATGAAGAGAAAAGCGGAACATGAATTAGTAGAAAGAATCAAAATATTAGAGCAACAAGAGTTGGAACTGAATAAAAGAAGGAATGAAAATGAGAGAATTGAAAGAGATTTAGAAATGAGGAGAGAAAATGAAGAGGAATTGAATCATAGATTAATATTATTGAAAGAGAAAGAACAGTTGCTTCTGGATAAAGCTGATAACAGAAAAACTGAATTTAATGATCGAAACAAAAAGAAAGAGGAAAGATTGAAAGGTAGAGAACATAAAGCTGAAAGCGTTATGTATAAAGTTGGTTCACCAAAGATACCAAACTTTAACGGAAAGCATTTTGAGCAGTGGAAAGTGGATGTTTGTAGTATTCTAGAAAGTAATGCTTATCCAGATCATGCTGTAGTACAAGCAATTAGAAACTCGTTGCAAGGAGATGTAAGACAAGTTCTCTTGACTCTTAAACCCACTGCTAGTGCTGAAACGATAGTGAATAAGTTGAAAGAAGTATATGGTAATGTGAAAACAGGTGATAGAGTAGTAACGGAGTTTTATTCAGCAAAGCAAAAAGAAGGAGAATCATGTTCGTCTTGGGGAGTAAGAGTAGAAACATTGTTTCAACAGGCTGTTGAAAAGGGTGAAATTGATGAAGAGAAACGAGATAAGAAGTTGAAGGAAAGATTTTGGAGAGGATTGAGATCTGAAAAGTTACGAATGACCACTAGAGTGGCATATGAAAGTAAAGActcatttgaatgtttaagGAGAAAGGCTAGGTCAGAAGAAGAGGAAGAGAATAGTGAAGTCAGAGAAGAAAATACGCGTAGTGCATATGTCAATCAGATAAGGGATGAAAGTGGAATGAAAGAACTCTTAGAAAGATTGAAATCCATGGAGATAGAAATGAAAAGGTTGAAAGGGCAAAGTACTAGTTATAGAGGAAATAATTACAACAGTAACTTCAGAAGACCCTTTAGAGGAGGGTACAGAGGTGGAAATAGAGGATTCAGAGGTAGAAGTGACGATGGGAAAGAAGAGCAGATCAAGGAAACAGAAAAGGGACCAGAACAGAATGAGAAGTCTTTAAACGAGAAAAAGCTTTCATCGGGGGGCACGATGGAAGCGAAAAAGTAG
- the LOC128235069 gene encoding uncharacterized protein LOC128235069 isoform X2, translated as MLGPSHKRRRSGHRCWDPVTRGGRDRDAVTQSQEVEVGTQMLGPSHKRRRSGHRCWDPVTRGGGQSTDAGTQSQEEEVRTQMLGPSHKRRRSEHRCWDPVTRGGGQSTDARTQSQEEMDRTLSQSQEADRQSQEHQPILLLTNSIDDSDIETSVWWRRLSCEASRSQGVLGVCFQHHPAADLAVITHQLLHNKVLAVQDWSVFWQQIRMNSNVKVMSSRLKFHVA; from the exons atgcttggacccagtcacaagaggaggaggtcaggacacagatgctgggacccagtcactaGAGGAGGTAGGGACAGGGATGCTgtgacccagtcacaagaggtggaggtcgggacacagatgctgggacccagtcacaagaggagaaGGTCAGggcacagatgctgggacccagtcacaagaggaggaggtcagagcacagatgctgggacccagtcacaagaggaggaggtcaggacacagatgctgggacccagtcacaagaggaggaggtcagagcacagatgctgggacccagtcacaagaggaggaggtcagaGCACAGATGCtaggacccagtcacaagaagAGATGGACCGGACACTGTCGCAG TCCCAAGAAGCAGACAGGCAATCCCAGGAACACCAGCCCATTTTGTTGCTCACAAACAGTATTGATGATAGTGACATAGAAACATCCGTATGGTGGAGAAGGCTGAG cTGCGAGGCAAGCAGATCACAAGGTGTTTTGGGGGTGTGTTTCCAGCACCATCCAGCAGCTGATCTAGCAGTCATCACCCACCAGTTGCTGCACAACAAGGTGTTAGCAGTCCAAGACTGGTCTGTGTTCTGGCAGCAGATTCGGATGAACAGCAATGTAAAAG TGATGAGCTCTAGGCTGAAATTCCATGTTGCTTGA
- the LOC128235070 gene encoding uncharacterized protein LOC128235070 isoform X1, giving the protein MLGPSHKRRRSGHRCWDPVTRGGGQSTDAGTQSQEEEGQSTDARTQSQEEMDRTLSQSQEADRQSQEHQPILLLTNSIDDSDIETSVWWRRLSCEASRSQGVLGVCFQHHPAADLAVITHQLLHNKVLAVQDWSVFWQQIRMNSNVKGHLLFSLIIYSLN; this is encoded by the exons atgctgggacccagtcacaagaggaggaggtcaggacacagatgctgggacccagtcacaagaggaggaggtcagagcacagatgctgggacccagtcacaagaggaggaagGTCAGAGCACAGATGCtaggacccagtcacaagaagAGATGGACCGGACACTGTCGCAG TCCCAAGAAGCAGACAGGCAATCCCAGGAACACCAGCCCATTTTGTTGCTCACAAACAGTATTGATGATAGTGACATAGAAACATCCGTATGGTGGAGAAGGCTGAG cTGCGAGGCAAGCAGATCACAAGGTGTTTTGGGGGTGTGTTTCCAGCACCATCCAGCAGCTGATCTAGCAGTCATCACCCACCAGTTGCTGCACAACAAGGTGTTAGCAGTCCAAGACTGGTCTGTGTTCTGGCAGCAGATTCGGATGAACAGCAATGTAAAAGGTCACTTGCTATTTTCACTGATCATATATTCTTTAAACtga